CCAGGCACGCCTCGGCGTCCAGACGGGAGCGTTTGCAATAGGCGGGATTGGCGTAGACGACCCGGTAATTGCGGTCATGGACAAAAACCGCATCCGCGACCGCATCGAACACGGTCATCCAGTCCATCCTTGTGGGCGGGGCGTGTGCCGGATTGTCGAGAAGTGCCATGTCGAGTATCTCATCTCCTTGCCGTCCGTGATTCACGCCCCGCCCCGATACGACGTGCCGAATGCAGCGTGACAGCTTCTGGACCCTGTTATCCGGGAAGCGGGAGAGAGTGTCAAGGAGTGCCTTGAGGGGCTAAAAGCCTTATGGTTAACGTGGGTAACCTGCTGATGTAGTAGGCAGCTTTACCGAAAAGCCGCTGCCCAATCGGGCCGTATTCCCTGTCGCGGTGGCTGAAGCTGTTCCCGATCGGATGTGCGAGGCCTGACAACAGGGGCAGCGTTTGGCGACATGATGGGGCAAAGGGTGTATTTGATGCCGGATCCGCTGGTGACATCGCCCGGATACACGACCAGACACTTACCAGAGCGCCGACATCGGTTCAAAAAGCCGAAAACCGTCAAGGGCCCTTGCAGCCCCCGCTGCCGGGGCAAATACAGAGGATCACCATCCGAGTTGCCGCCGTGCCGACTCGCTCATGCGTTCCGGTGACCAGGGCGGGTCCCAGACCAGTTCGACCTCGACGTCCCGCACCTGGGGCAGTTTCAGAAGTGCCTCGCGTACCTGATCCGCCAGCATCGCACTCACGGGACAGGCGGGCGTGGTCATGGTCATGCGGACCTGCAGATCGCCTTCCTCACTCGCCAGCACGTCATAGATGAGCCCGAGGTCGTAGATATTGACGCCGACCTCGGGGTCGATCACCTCGCGCAACGCACTTTCCAACTTTTCACGGTCAACGCCAGCCATGCAGACTCCTCAAGACATGATACCAACACGAGCACCAGCCCGTGTGAGTACCATACCGCAGTGTTCGATCGGATACCGATACCGGCGTCCAGGGAACCGGCCCATCACTTCTCAACCGCTGCCGCTTTTCGGTTCCTTTGGCAGCGAACGGTTATCCGCTCTCTCCGAGCTCTGCCCGGCCTTTTCGGGAACTTCCCAGAGATAAATCGTGCTGCCTCCTACAGACCTGGTCTCCAGCGGTTGCCAATCACCCATGTCGAACGCGTGCGACACCACCCGCGTACCGGGCTTGAGTTCGTCGAGCAATTTGGGACGCAGCCGATCATTGACGGAGCCCAGCAGATAGAGGGTTACGACGGTCGCTTCACCGATGTCAGCATCGAACAGATCCTGCTGAATGAAACGGACCCTGTCCTCGACACCGGCTACCCTGGCGTTTTCCCGGCTCTCGGCGATCCGGGCCGGGTCGATGTCGATGCCCACCGCTCGCGCGCCGAACTGCTCGGCAGCGGTGATCACGATGCGACCATCACCCGACCCCAGGTCGTACAGCACATCATCCTCGGTAACCCCTGCGATACTCAGCATCTCATCCACTACCGACTGGGGTGTCGGTACATAGGGCACGTCCAGGTTGTCAGCCCACTGGGCAGTGAGCGGCTGGGACAACATCGCCAGCAATAGTAGGGCGAGGCTGCAATGACGGGCTCGAATGCTCATTCGCGCTCCTCCTGGAAGCAATGGTCAGATTCCGTTCATTGCTGGCGGAATTGCGGCAAGCGGAAAGGGATGCCCGCCGCAAGCACCAGCATGCCAAGCAGCGCACCCCAGCCGGAGTGGAGCAGGCTGGACCAGAACATGTAGGCGCAGGCCGCTGCAAAAAGCACTGGCGTGTAAGGATAGACCGGCACGCGAAACGGGCGAGGCCGGAGCGGATCGCGCTGGCGCAGCACGAGCAAGGAGAGGGTGGTAAGCAGGAAAAAGAGCCAGAACACCGGCGAGATATAGCTCACCATCGCCTCGAATCCGGAACGGCTGGCCGACCCCACTGCCACCAAAAGCAGGGCAATGACTCCCTGCACCATCAGTGCGCGGGTCGGCGCATTCACCCTGGCCGACCAGTTGCCAAGCAGATGAAATTGCCGAAAATCCCTGGCAAGGGCATAGTTCGTCCGCGCCCCGGTGAGGATGGTCACATTGATGGATGCGAACACGGCCGCCACGATCAACAGGCTGATCATCTGCGCACCCGACTCCCCCAACACCCGCCGCATCAGATCCGCCGTGACCGCCTCGGATTCGGCCATCGCTTCGAGGCCGAGCACATTGAGGTATGCCCAATTGACCAACAGATAGATCAGCGTGATGGTACCGATCCCCACCACCAGGACCTTCCACATGCGCCGCTGGACATCCTGCAGCTCCGCGGAGATGTAGGCAGCCTCGTTCCAGCCACCGTAGGTGAGCAGTACAAACACCATGGCCAGACCGAAGGTGGCTTCACCGCCGCCAGTCGAAGGCGGTGCGGTGACGGCCCCCGGAAGCGCAAGTCCAACGATGATGACCATGACAAGCCCTCCCAGCGTGAAGAGGGTCAGCAGGTTCTGCATCCACTTGCTGGAGCGCAGTCCCAACAGGTTGATAGCGGTCAGCAGGGTGACCGCAGCGGCCGCAAACAGGGCAGGACCGTGAGGACCGAGAGGGACGATCTGGGCGGCGTAGTCACCCAGCACGAAGGCAAGTAGTGCGATTGAGCCGGTCTGCAGCACCACCAGCCGCGACCAGGCAAAGAGGAAGCCAATGGTGTTGCCGTAGGCTCGCCGCAGGAAGTGGTACTCCCCGCCCGCATCGGGGTAGGCCGCCGCCAGTTCCGCATAACACAGGGCGCCGATAATCGAGATCACCCCACCCGCCAGCCACGCCAGCATCACCCCCGTCTCGCTGCCGGCATTGGCGGCAACGACCGCGGGAGCCTTGAAGATCCCGGCGCCGATCACGAGGCCGACAATGATCGCCACCACGTCAATCGATCTCAGGGTGGGGTGCGGTCGATCTTCCATGTGACTCCGGTTACAGCCTGCTTGCGGGGAGTTCACCCCGCATCAAATAACCGATATGCCCGGCCCACCGGCACGGTCTTCGGCGTAGGAAATCCAGGGCCCGCCGGGGCGACCGGAGACCAGCGGATTATGATGATAGGCCATGAAAGTCTTCACACCACCGCTCAGGTTGTAGACCCGTTTGAAACCGTTCTGGGTGAGCTGTCGTACACCGAGATAACTGCGAAAACCGGACAGACAGTAGAGATAAAGGCCATTGTCCCGATATTCGTCGAGTTCATCGATGCGGCCACGGAGCTCGCCGATAGGAATATTGATCGCCCCCGGAATGCTCCAGGCGGCGAATTCCTTCGCTGTGCGCAAGTCGATTAGCACACCACCCTGTTCCGCAAGCGCCGGCCACTCCTCCGCGTACCAGGGTGTCACATCCCCCCGTAAAAGGTTGGCGGCCACGAAACCGGCGATATTCACCGGGTCCTTGGCCGAACCGTAGGGCGGGGCGTAGGAGAGTTCGAGCTCTTCCAGGTCGTAGACGGTCATACCAGCATGGATCGCAGTGGCCAGCACATCGATGCGTTTGTCCACACCGTCAAAGCCGACCGCCTGGGCGCCGAGCAGATGACCGCTGTCTGCCGTAAAAAGCAGCTTTAGGTGCATCGGGTGTGTTCCCGGGTAGTAGGCGGCGTGGCCATTGGGGTGCACATAGACCTTTCGGTAATGGATACCCGCCCGGCGCAGACTCTTTTCCGACACACCGGTGCCGCCGCCGGTCATGTCGAACACCTTGAGGATGGAACTCCCCTGACTCCTCCTGTAGCGGCTTTCGCGGCCAAAGATGTGGTCCGCCGCGATGCGGCCCTGGCGGTTGGCCGGACCCGCGAGCGGCATCAGAGTCCATTCGCCGGTGATCGCATCACGCACCTCGACCGCATCACCGGCGGCATAAATGGAGGGATCGGAGGTGCGCATGTGCACATCGACACGGATACCCCCGCACCGGCCGATCTCCAGGCCAGCCTCCCGGGCCAGCTTCACCTCCGGCCGCACCCCGACCGCCAGGATCGCCATATCGGCAAAACGCACGTCATCTTCATCCAGCCGCACCTCGACCCGCCCGTCTTCACCACGAAACTCACGTACCCCCTTGCCGAGGGTGACATGCACGCCGTAACTCTCCATGTGATAAGCGAGGTCACGCGACATCTCCGGGTCCAGGGAGGCCATGATTTGATCCGACTGCTCGACCAGGTCCACCCGCAGTCCGCGGCGCCGCAGTGCCTCTGCCATCTCCACACCGATATAGCCACCCCCCACCACGATGGCACTGAAGACCCCGGCATCCACGACCGCTTTGATGGCGTCCATGTCCGGGATATTTCGCAGGGTGAAAATGTAGGGGTGATCAACTCCGGGCATCGAGGGGCGCAGAGGCGTCGCTCCGGTGGCGAGGATCAGTTTATCGTAGTGCTCCTTGAGCACGCTGTCGTTGCGCTGATCTCTCACCTTCACGGTCTTGGCCACCCGGTCGATGCGGATGACCTCGTGCTCGGTGTAGACCTCGAGATTCAGGCGACGAGAGAGGTCATCCGGGGTGACCACCAGCAGGTCTTCGCGATCGCGGATATCGCCACTGATGTGGTACGGCAGCCCGCAGTTGGCGAACGAGACGTAACGATCTTTCTCGAACACGATGATCTGTGCGCGCTCGTCGAGGCGACGTGCCCGGGCCGCCGCCGACATTCCAGCGGCCACGCCGCCGACGACGACGATCCTTGTAGGTTTCTGCGACACGATCTTTCTCCGGTTCCCTTCATGAATTGATACCGAGACTGTAGACGCGATGCCGCCGCCTGCCGCGCAGGCCGGGAGCTTTGTGTACTACCGGGCCCGCTTCCGTAACTCACGTGCAAGGTCGTGGTCATCGCTGTCGACATCCGGCGAAGTCTGGCTTCGTGCGGCATCCTGCCGAAAGGCCAACTCGACCAGTATCGGAAAATGATCAGACCCGAACTTGTCCAGCCGTTCCAGTCGAACGAGCCGAAAATGCTTCGAATGAAAGAGATGGTCCAGAGGAAAACGCAGAAAAGGGATACCTGCGTGAAAGCTGTTGTACATACCGCGGCCCCGCCTCGGATCAAGCAGGCCGCTAATGCGCTGAAAGAGATCGGTAGTGTATGACCATGCCACGTCATTCAAGTCGCCAGCCACGACGACCGGGCCCTGCTGTCTCGCGACCTGCTGCCCGATCGTTACCAGTTCGGCATCGCGGTTGGTTGAGTCCTGACGCTTGGTCGGTCTGGGCGGCCTCGGGTGGAGCGCATGAAAGTGAATGCCGGGCCCGCCGGGCAATTCCACTACCGTGTTGATGGAGGGCACGTCATCTTCGATGAGAAATCTCACCTCAGGCCGAGTCAGGGGATAACGTGAATAGAGCAGCATCCCGTATGTATTCGGTAGTGGGTAGCGGACGGCGTATGGATAGCTGCCCTGAATGGTATCCAATTGCGATTGCCACCATTCATCCGTCTCCACGGCCAAAAAGAGATCGGGCTCATGCCTCGCGACCAGCGATAACAGGGTTTCCGCCTGCCGGTTCGGCATCAGCACGTTGGCGATAATCACACGCAGTCTTGTGGCCGCCGGATCGCCGGGGTCTGCCCACTGCACCTGCAAGGGACCAAAACGGGTGAAGGGACGAATGCGGTGGAATTGATAGAACACGGCGAGAATCAGAAGGAATTGCACGCCGTAACTCGCGACCGAAGGGGCGACAAAACGGTAGCCGAGCAATGTGGTCAGCCCAAGTGCTGCAAGCTGCAGACGGGGGAAATCAAAGATGCGAATCCACCAATCACCCTGGCGGATCCAGGGCAAAACCACCGCGACAACCAGCGCCAGGCCCAAACTATGGAGTACCCCTGCCACCTGTTTTTCCTGAATCGCCCAATCAGGCGCTACCGGTCACGCCACCCATGACCGGAATCACCGTTCCCGTGATGTAGCCTGAACACGAGGGGGCGGCCAGGAATACATAAGCCGGGGACACCTCCTCCGGCTGTGCGGGACGTTTCATGTCGGTGGTGGCACCGAACTTCGAAAGCGTGCCCGGCGGCCGGTCGGCGGGGTTCAGGGGTGTCCACACCGGACCGGGGGCAACGGCGTTCACCCGGATCTCTTTGGGGATCAGGTTCGTGGCCAGCGCCTTGGTAAAGGCGTGAATGCCACCTTTGGTCAGGGAGTAATCGAGCAGGACAGGCTGGCCGAAAATACCGGTCTCGGAGCCGGTATTGATTATCGAGCTACCCGGCTTCAGGTGCGGCACGGCCGCCTTGGCCATATGGAAGTAACCGTAGAGGTTGGTGCGCAGCGTCTCGTCGAAATGCTCCTCGCTGATCTCTTCCAGGGACGCGG
This Thiohalomonas denitrificans DNA region includes the following protein-coding sequences:
- a CDS encoding metal-sulfur cluster assembly factor, encoding MAGVDREKLESALREVIDPEVGVNIYDLGLIYDVLASEEGDLQVRMTMTTPACPVSAMLADQVREALLKLPQVRDVEVELVWDPPWSPERMSESARRQLGW
- a CDS encoding SAM-dependent methyltransferase, encoding MLSQPLTAQWADNLDVPYVPTPQSVVDEMLSIAGVTEDDVLYDLGSGDGRIVITAAEQFGARAVGIDIDPARIAESRENARVAGVEDRVRFIQQDLFDADIGEATVVTLYLLGSVNDRLRPKLLDELKPGTRVVSHAFDMGDWQPLETRSVGGSTIYLWEVPEKAGQSSERADNRSLPKEPKSGSG
- a CDS encoding APC family permease is translated as MEDRPHPTLRSIDVVAIIVGLVIGAGIFKAPAVVAANAGSETGVMLAWLAGGVISIIGALCYAELAAAYPDAGGEYHFLRRAYGNTIGFLFAWSRLVVLQTGSIALLAFVLGDYAAQIVPLGPHGPALFAAAAVTLLTAINLLGLRSSKWMQNLLTLFTLGGLVMVIIVGLALPGAVTAPPSTGGGEATFGLAMVFVLLTYGGWNEAAYISAELQDVQRRMWKVLVVGIGTITLIYLLVNWAYLNVLGLEAMAESEAVTADLMRRVLGESGAQMISLLIVAAVFASINVTILTGARTNYALARDFRQFHLLGNWSARVNAPTRALMVQGVIALLLVAVGSASRSGFEAMVSYISPVFWLFFLLTTLSLLVLRQRDPLRPRPFRVPVYPYTPVLFAAACAYMFWSSLLHSGWGALLGMLVLAAGIPFRLPQFRQQ
- a CDS encoding FAD-dependent oxidoreductase, which encodes MSQKPTRIVVVGGVAAGMSAAARARRLDERAQIIVFEKDRYVSFANCGLPYHISGDIRDREDLLVVTPDDLSRRLNLEVYTEHEVIRIDRVAKTVKVRDQRNDSVLKEHYDKLILATGATPLRPSMPGVDHPYIFTLRNIPDMDAIKAVVDAGVFSAIVVGGGYIGVEMAEALRRRGLRVDLVEQSDQIMASLDPEMSRDLAYHMESYGVHVTLGKGVREFRGEDGRVEVRLDEDDVRFADMAILAVGVRPEVKLAREAGLEIGRCGGIRVDVHMRTSDPSIYAAGDAVEVRDAITGEWTLMPLAGPANRQGRIAADHIFGRESRYRRSQGSSILKVFDMTGGGTGVSEKSLRRAGIHYRKVYVHPNGHAAYYPGTHPMHLKLLFTADSGHLLGAQAVGFDGVDKRIDVLATAIHAGMTVYDLEELELSYAPPYGSAKDPVNIAGFVAANLLRGDVTPWYAEEWPALAEQGGVLIDLRTAKEFAAWSIPGAINIPIGELRGRIDELDEYRDNGLYLYCLSGFRSYLGVRQLTQNGFKRVYNLSGGVKTFMAYHHNPLVSGRPGGPWISYAEDRAGGPGISVI
- a CDS encoding endonuclease/exonuclease/phosphatase family protein, which codes for MAGVLHSLGLALVVAVVLPWIRQGDWWIRIFDFPRLQLAALGLTTLLGYRFVAPSVASYGVQFLLILAVFYQFHRIRPFTRFGPLQVQWADPGDPAATRLRVIIANVLMPNRQAETLLSLVARHEPDLFLAVETDEWWQSQLDTIQGSYPYAVRYPLPNTYGMLLYSRYPLTRPEVRFLIEDDVPSINTVVELPGGPGIHFHALHPRPPRPTKRQDSTNRDAELVTIGQQVARQQGPVVVAGDLNDVAWSYTTDLFQRISGLLDPRRGRGMYNSFHAGIPFLRFPLDHLFHSKHFRLVRLERLDKFGSDHFPILVELAFRQDAARSQTSPDVDSDDHDLARELRKRAR